A single region of the Ornithorhynchus anatinus isolate Pmale09 chromosome 6, mOrnAna1.pri.v4, whole genome shotgun sequence genome encodes:
- the FAM199X gene encoding protein FAM199X, with translation MAEAAGSGGGSGASGAEKFLSPDEAFPALGPPRGAGSLSEEPGCLDVSDFGCQLSSCHRTDPLHRFHTNRWNLTSCGTSVASSECSEELFSSVSVGDQDDCYSLLDDQEFTSFDLFPEGSVCSDVSSSISTYWDWSDSEFEWQLPGSDIASGSDVLSDVIPSIPNSPCLLPKKKNKHRNLDELPWSAMTNDEQVEYIEYLSRKVSTEMGLREQLDIIKIIDPTAQISPTDSEFIIELNCLTDEKLKQVRNYIKEHGPRQRSARENWKRSSHSCASTSGVSGASASSSSASMVSSASSSGSSVGNSASNSSANMSRAHSDSNLSASAAERIRDSKKRSKQRKLQQKALRKRQLKEQRQARKERLSGLFLNEEVLSLKVTEEDHEGDVDVLM, from the exons ATGGCGGAGGCGGCGGGCTCGGGGGGCGGCTCGGGGGCCTCGGGGGCGGAGAAGTTCTTGTCTCCGGACGAGGCTTTCCCGGCGCTGGGCCCCCCGCGCGGAGCGGGCAGCCTGAGCGAGGAGCCGGGCTGCCTGGACGTCAGCGACTTCGGCTGCCAGCTGTCGTCCTGCCACCGCACCGACCCCCTCCACCGCTTCCACACCAACAG GTGGAACTTAACTTCGTGTGGAACCAGCGTAGCCAGCTCAGAATGCAGTGAGGAGCTGTTTTCATCGGTGTCTGTCGGAGATCAGGATGATTGCTATTCCTTGTTGGATGATCAGGAGTTCACATCTTTCGACTTATTCCCAGAAGGAAGTGTTTGCAGTGATGTCTCTTCTTCTATTAGCACTTACTGGGACTGGTCAGATAGTGAATTTGAATGGCAG TTGCCTGGCAGTGACATTGCAAGTGGAAGCGATGTTCTTTCTGATGTGATACCTAGTATTCCCAATTCCCCTTGCCTGCTtccaaaaaaaaagaacaaacacaGAAATTTAGATGAGCTTCCTTGGAGTGCAATGACAAATGATGAACAG GTTGAATATATTGAATACCTGAGTCGGAAAGTCAGTACCGAGATGGGTCTTCGGGAGCAGCTtgatattattaaaattattgatCCCACTGCTCAGATATCCCCTACGGACAGTGAGTTTATTATCGAGCTTAACTGTcttacagatgaaaaactgaaACAG GTGAGAAACTATATAAAGGAGCACGGGCCTCGCCAGCGTTCTGCCAGGgagaactggaagagaagcagccacAGCTGTGCCAGCACAAGTGGAGTGAGTGGTGCCAGTGCCAGCAGCAGCAGTGCCAGCATGGTCAGCTCAGCAAGCAGTAGTGGGTCCAGCGTTGGCAACTCCGCTTCCAACTCCAGCGCCAACATGAGTCGAGCACACAGTGATAGCAACTTGTCTGCAAGCGCTGCCGAGAGGATTCGTGATTCAAAA AAGCGGTCCAAACAACGAAAACTGCAACAAAAGGCTTTACGCAAGAGGCAACTGAAAGAGCAGAGACAAGCTCGTAAAGAAAGACTAAGTGGGCTTTTCCTTAATGAAGAAGTGCTCTCCTTAAAAGTGACTGAGGAAGACCATGAAGGAGATGTAGATGTTTTAATGTGA